A single region of the Paraburkholderia sp. SOS3 genome encodes:
- a CDS encoding SDR family NAD(P)-dependent oxidoreductase, which translates to MTPSLKGKTALVTGASRGIGRAIAERLAMDGATVALTYNASKSSADEAVAAIEKAGGTAFAIHADLVDPATVPALFENLDDEFTRRNGSTTLDILVNNAGNTGWLGFREATPESWDTLMAVYARAPFFIVQAALDRLAEGGRIINISSAAATKPVTVAPVYSMAKAAINTLTHTLAIELGPRGITANAVAPGFTRTDANADFRQNPELVKAVEAQIALGRFGEPSEIAAVVAFLASDEGHWVTGQTIEASGGYKL; encoded by the coding sequence ATGACACCATCGCTAAAGGGCAAAACAGCGCTTGTTACCGGTGCATCGCGGGGCATCGGCCGCGCCATCGCAGAACGTCTTGCAATGGACGGTGCGACAGTCGCGCTCACCTACAACGCAAGCAAATCGAGCGCGGATGAAGCGGTCGCGGCCATTGAGAAAGCGGGAGGCACCGCGTTCGCGATCCATGCGGATCTCGTCGATCCGGCCACCGTCCCCGCCTTGTTCGAGAATCTCGACGACGAATTCACCCGGCGCAACGGCAGCACAACCCTCGACATTCTGGTCAATAACGCGGGCAATACCGGCTGGCTTGGCTTCAGGGAAGCGACGCCGGAAAGTTGGGATACCTTGATGGCGGTCTACGCGCGCGCGCCCTTCTTCATCGTTCAGGCCGCGCTCGATCGCCTCGCCGAAGGCGGACGCATCATCAACATTTCTTCCGCTGCCGCCACCAAGCCCGTGACGGTTGCGCCCGTCTACTCGATGGCAAAAGCGGCCATCAACACGCTGACGCATACGCTCGCCATCGAACTGGGGCCGCGCGGCATCACCGCGAACGCCGTAGCGCCGGGCTTCACGCGAACCGATGCGAACGCCGATTTTCGGCAGAATCCCGAACTCGTCAAGGCGGTCGAAGCCCAGATCGCGCTGGGCCGCTTTGGCGAGCCTTCGGAAATCGCCGCCGTCGTGGCGTTCCTGGCCTCGGACGAAGGCCATTGGGTGACCGGCCAGACAATTGAAGCGAGCGGCGGTTACAAGCTCTGA
- a CDS encoding SDR family NAD(P)-dependent oxidoreductase, with protein sequence MNRLNGKTAVITGGGTGIGRAAARRFIEEGAFVFIFGRRQEALDAGVAELGPNARAVNGSVSSLADLDRLYAAVKAERGTLDIVFANAGTGSPLPLGQITAGHIDDTFDTNVKGTIFTVQKALPLMGPGGSIILTGSSAGTTGAPAFAAYSASKAAVRNLARTWAEDLKGTGIRVNVLSPGPTATELAKAALGEEGQKVFASMNPLQRMADPAEIGAVAAFLASSDSSFMTASEVAVDGGLAQL encoded by the coding sequence ATGAACAGACTGAATGGAAAGACCGCCGTGATCACCGGCGGCGGCACCGGTATCGGCCGTGCCGCAGCGAGGCGCTTCATCGAGGAAGGCGCCTTTGTCTTCATCTTCGGCCGCCGCCAGGAAGCGCTCGACGCCGGTGTGGCCGAACTTGGGCCGAATGCCCGCGCGGTGAACGGCTCGGTCTCGAGCCTCGCCGACCTCGACCGGCTTTATGCAGCGGTGAAGGCCGAGCGCGGAACGCTCGACATCGTCTTCGCCAACGCCGGAACTGGAAGCCCGCTTCCGCTCGGTCAGATCACCGCCGGGCACATCGACGACACGTTCGACACCAATGTCAAAGGAACGATCTTTACGGTGCAGAAGGCGCTGCCGCTGATGGGCCCAGGCGGTTCGATCATCCTGACCGGATCGAGCGCCGGCACCACGGGAGCGCCGGCATTCGCGGCCTACAGCGCGAGCAAGGCAGCGGTGCGCAACCTCGCCCGGACCTGGGCCGAAGACCTGAAGGGCACCGGCATCCGGGTCAACGTGCTGTCGCCCGGGCCGACCGCGACCGAACTCGCGAAGGCAGCGCTAGGCGAAGAAGGCCAGAAGGTCTTCGCCTCGATGAATCCGCTTCAGCGTATGGCCGATCCAGCGGAGATCGGGGCGGTAGCCGCCTTTCTCGCGTCATCGGACAGCAGTTTCATGACCGCCAGCGAGGTCGCCGTCGACGGTGGTCTCGCGCAACTCTGA